One Nostoc punctiforme PCC 73102 DNA window includes the following coding sequences:
- a CDS encoding glycosyltransferase family 2 protein: MFFSVVIPTYNRQPILEKCLRALEVQELSQPSSVTNYEIVLVDDGSTDGTLEWLAEHKEEFRHVRWFQQDHAGPAAARNLGVKKALGDTIIFIDSDLVVLNNFLQAHANALLQGQEKLGSDRFFTYGAVINTCNFDNPTAEPYKVTDFSAAFFATGNVAIPKHWLEKAGLFDTSFQLYGWEDLELGVRLKKLDLTLIKCPEAVGYHWHPAFKLEQIPRLIDQEIQRGRMGVLFYQKHPTWEVRMMIQMTWLHRLLWGLLSLNGALNERTMAPLLQWLINLGKPQLALEIARIFLNWYNVKGVYEAYAEMQQAL; encoded by the coding sequence GTGTTTTTCAGCGTTGTGATACCGACTTATAATCGCCAACCGATCTTAGAAAAGTGCCTCCGCGCCTTGGAGGTGCAAGAGTTAAGCCAGCCAAGTTCGGTTACTAATTACGAGATTGTCTTGGTGGATGATGGTTCTACTGATGGCACATTGGAGTGGTTGGCAGAACATAAAGAAGAGTTTCGCCATGTGCGATGGTTTCAGCAAGATCATGCTGGCCCAGCTGCGGCTCGGAATTTGGGAGTAAAAAAGGCGCTGGGAGACACAATTATCTTTATTGATAGTGATTTAGTAGTGCTGAATAATTTCTTGCAAGCTCATGCTAATGCATTATTGCAGGGACAAGAGAAATTAGGGAGCGATCGCTTTTTCACTTACGGCGCAGTTATTAATACTTGTAATTTCGACAATCCAACGGCTGAACCCTACAAAGTCACAGATTTTTCAGCAGCTTTTTTTGCTACCGGAAATGTAGCAATTCCTAAACATTGGCTAGAGAAAGCCGGACTTTTTGATACCAGTTTCCAACTCTATGGCTGGGAAGATTTAGAATTGGGTGTGCGACTGAAAAAACTAGATTTGACACTAATTAAATGTCCAGAAGCCGTTGGATATCACTGGCATCCAGCATTTAAATTAGAGCAAATTCCCCGATTGATTGACCAAGAAATTCAACGCGGACGTATGGGAGTTTTGTTTTATCAAAAACATCCCACATGGGAAGTGCGAATGATGATTCAAATGACTTGGCTGCATCGTTTACTTTGGGGACTTTTGTCCCTCAATGGCGCACTTAATGAACGGACAATGGCTCCATTATTGCAATGGCTAATTAACTTAGGTAAACCTCAATTAGCTTTAGAAATTGCTCGGATTTTCCTCAATTGGTATAACGTGAAGGGTGTCTATGAAGCCTATGCCGAAATGCAACAAGCATTGTGA